From a single Bradyrhizobium sediminis genomic region:
- a CDS encoding SlyX family protein yields the protein MAPMNDTGTLSDRIDALEIRLAFQDETIEALNNTITAQWQQIDALTRQLAALNERLREAEANAPGATNEPPPHY from the coding sequence ATGGCTCCGATGAATGACACCGGGACGCTCAGCGATCGCATCGACGCGCTGGAAATCCGCCTGGCGTTCCAGGACGAGACTATCGAGGCGTTGAACAACACCATCACCGCGCAATGGCAGCAGATCGACGCCCTGACGCGGCAGCTCGCCGCCCTGAACGAGCGGCTGCGGGAAGCGGAAGCCAACGCGCCCGGCGCCACCAACGAACCGCCGCCGCATTATTAG
- the trhO gene encoding oxygen-dependent tRNA uridine(34) hydroxylase TrhO, translating to MAYKVAAFYQFAALPDFRELREPLRAICAALELKGSVLLAHEGINGTIAGSGDAIDELVGELRDGALFGGRLDNLELKFSAAAAMPFQRLKIRLKKEIVTLGDPAADPTRQVGIYVDPADWNALIAAPDTLVIDTRNAFEVAMGTFAGAVDPGIRSFGQFKDFAAQQLDPARHRRIAMFCTGGIRCEKASAHLLARGFAEVYHLKGGILKYLEGVPETESRWRGECFVFDDRVALGHGLRERAMEHGSDE from the coding sequence ATGGCTTACAAGGTCGCCGCTTTCTACCAGTTTGCCGCCCTGCCGGACTTCCGCGAGCTCAGGGAGCCGCTGCGGGCGATCTGCGCCGCTCTGGAACTGAAGGGCAGCGTGCTGCTGGCGCATGAGGGCATCAACGGCACGATCGCCGGAAGCGGGGACGCCATCGACGAGCTGGTCGGGGAGTTGCGCGATGGCGCCCTGTTCGGCGGCCGACTCGACAATCTCGAGCTGAAATTTTCGGCCGCCGCGGCGATGCCGTTCCAGCGCCTGAAGATCCGCCTGAAAAAGGAGATCGTCACCCTCGGCGATCCCGCGGCCGACCCGACGCGGCAGGTCGGCATCTATGTCGATCCCGCCGACTGGAACGCGCTGATCGCAGCGCCCGACACGCTCGTGATCGACACCCGCAACGCCTTCGAGGTGGCGATGGGCACCTTCGCCGGCGCCGTCGATCCCGGCATCAGGAGTTTCGGGCAATTCAAGGATTTCGCCGCGCAACAGCTTGATCCGGCCAGGCATCGGAGGATCGCGATGTTCTGCACCGGCGGCATCCGCTGCGAAAAGGCCAGCGCCCATCTGCTGGCGCGCGGCTTCGCCGAGGTCTATCACCTCAAGGGCGGCATCCTGAAATACCTGGAAGGCGTGCCGGAAACCGAAAGCCGCTGGCGCGGCGAGTGTTTCGTGTTCGACGACCGCGTCGCGCTCGGCCACGGCTTGCGGGAACGCGCAATGGAACATGGCTCCGATGAATGA
- the ggt gene encoding gamma-glutamyltransferase, whose product MRNFHLAGRSTVHAQNGMVATSHPLAALAAIDVLRAGGTAADAAVAACALLGVIEPQSTGIGGDCFALLQPKGEGKITAYNGSGRAPQAATAEWYLERKINAIPLTSAHAVSIPGAVDAWATILRDHGKLGLDTVLQPAIKAAEEGYVVAPRVAFDWKNQFEKLKKGVNTERYLLPHGKPAVAGDVIRQPELGKTLRAIAKDGRDAFYKGAIAEDMVETLRGIGGLHTLDDFAAHTTETTSPIGTVYKGHDVWQCPPNGPGITMLVMLNILSRFDLTKFPALSVERFHLEAEAARIAYMMREQHVADPAFVKVDVARILTPEFAEEYGSQIRMDRMLDLPVVTPPMNPSTVYITVVDKDRNVCSFINSIAHAFGSAIVSNKTGVLLQNRGGGFRIQPGHPNCIAPGKRPLHTIIPSLVTKNGRAVMPYGVMGGQYQPVGQVRVLTNMLDYGCDVQEAIDMPRGLHYENIYQLEDGVPADIVEGLKKLGHKTTSVVGPLGGGQAIWIDWDKGTLTAGSDPRKDGCALGY is encoded by the coding sequence ATGAGGAACTTCCATCTCGCCGGCCGGTCCACGGTCCACGCCCAGAACGGAATGGTGGCGACGTCGCACCCGCTGGCCGCGCTGGCGGCAATCGATGTGCTGCGTGCCGGCGGCACCGCCGCCGACGCCGCGGTGGCGGCCTGCGCGCTGCTCGGGGTGATCGAGCCGCAATCGACCGGGATCGGCGGCGACTGCTTCGCGCTGCTTCAGCCCAAGGGCGAGGGCAAGATCACGGCCTATAACGGCTCGGGCCGCGCGCCGCAGGCGGCGACGGCGGAGTGGTACCTCGAGCGCAAGATCAATGCGATCCCGCTGACCTCGGCGCACGCCGTCTCCATTCCGGGAGCGGTCGATGCCTGGGCGACCATCCTGCGCGATCACGGCAAGCTCGGGCTCGACACCGTGCTGCAGCCCGCGATCAAGGCCGCCGAAGAAGGCTACGTCGTCGCGCCCCGCGTCGCCTTCGACTGGAAGAACCAGTTCGAGAAACTGAAGAAGGGCGTCAACACCGAGCGCTATCTGCTGCCGCACGGCAAGCCCGCGGTGGCCGGCGACGTGATCCGTCAGCCCGAACTCGGCAAGACGCTGCGCGCGATCGCGAAAGACGGCCGCGACGCGTTTTACAAGGGCGCCATCGCCGAGGACATGGTCGAGACCTTGCGCGGCATCGGCGGCCTGCACACGCTCGACGACTTCGCCGCCCACACCACCGAGACCACGTCGCCGATCGGCACCGTCTACAAGGGCCATGACGTCTGGCAGTGCCCGCCGAACGGTCCGGGCATCACCATGCTGGTGATGCTGAACATCCTGTCGCGCTTCGATCTGACGAAGTTCCCGGCGCTGAGCGTCGAGCGGTTCCATCTCGAAGCCGAGGCCGCGCGGATCGCCTACATGATGCGCGAGCAGCACGTCGCCGATCCCGCCTTCGTCAAGGTGGACGTCGCGCGGATCTTGACGCCGGAATTCGCCGAAGAATACGGCAGCCAGATCCGGATGGACCGCATGCTCGATCTTCCCGTGGTGACGCCGCCGATGAATCCGTCGACGGTCTACATCACCGTGGTCGACAAGGACCGAAACGTCTGTTCGTTCATCAACTCGATCGCGCATGCCTTCGGTTCGGCGATCGTCTCCAACAAGACCGGCGTCCTCTTGCAGAACCGCGGCGGCGGTTTCCGCATTCAGCCCGGCCATCCCAACTGCATCGCGCCGGGCAAGCGGCCGTTGCACACCATCATCCCGAGCCTCGTCACCAAAAACGGCCGCGCCGTGATGCCGTACGGCGTGATGGGCGGCCAGTATCAGCCGGTCGGGCAGGTGCGTGTACTGACCAACATGCTCGACTACGGCTGCGACGTGCAGGAAGCCATCGATATGCCGCGCGGCCTGCATTACGAAAACATCTACCAGCTCGAGGACGGCGTGCCGGCCGATATCGTCGAGGGCCTGAAGAAGCTCGGGCACAAGACCACCAGCGTGGTCGGCCCGCTCGGCGGCGGTCAGGCGATCTGGATCGACTGGGACAAGGGCACGCTCACCGCCGGCTCCGATCCGCGCAAGGACGGCTGCGCGCTCGGCTATTGA